One Spirochaetaceae bacterium DNA segment encodes these proteins:
- a CDS encoding divergent PAP2 family protein, with product MKTYIIARYIYLFVPFISWAAAQLLKPFFNYLIHRKWNYKMFWQSSGMPSSHSSTVMSLATIIGLREGLSSPFFAIAITFALIIMYDARGVRQASGKHASYLNSIMDDVNNLLNKGISYERFKTELGHSTNQVAAGGVLGFLIALLFYNIIG from the coding sequence ATGAAAACCTATATTATTGCTCGTTACATTTATTTATTTGTACCCTTTATTAGCTGGGCTGCAGCGCAGCTTTTAAAGCCTTTTTTTAATTATCTTATCCACCGTAAGTGGAACTACAAGATGTTTTGGCAAAGCAGCGGTATGCCCAGCTCGCATTCCTCTACGGTAATGAGCCTAGCCACCATTATTGGCCTGCGCGAAGGCCTTAGCTCGCCGTTTTTTGCTATTGCTATTACCTTTGCCCTTATCATTATGTACGACGCACGGGGCGTACGGCAAGCCAGCGGCAAACATGCCAGCTACCTTAACAGTATTATGGACGATGTAAATAACCTGCTTAACAAAGGTATTAGCTACGAACGCTTTAAAACCGAACTAGGCCATAGCACCAACCAAGTGGCGGCCGGCGGAGTACTGGGTTTTTTAATTGCTTTACTTTTTTATAACATAATTGGGTAA